Proteins encoded by one window of Kribbella italica:
- a CDS encoding YiaA/YiaB family inner membrane protein, with product MTKPVQPSQTGAFYAQAVASFGISVTAMAIGLIYLPAEAWVRGFLALGLLYVVTSTVVLCKVVRDRQELAGMTNRVDQARLDKLLSEHDPFKVEV from the coding sequence ATGACGAAACCAGTTCAGCCCTCCCAGACGGGGGCGTTCTACGCGCAGGCGGTGGCATCCTTCGGGATCTCGGTGACGGCGATGGCGATCGGGCTGATCTACCTGCCCGCTGAGGCCTGGGTACGGGGGTTCCTGGCCCTGGGACTCCTGTACGTCGTGACTTCGACGGTCGTGTTGTGCAAGGTGGTGCGGGACCGGCAGGAGCTGGCCGGCATGACCAACCGGGTCGATCAGGCGCGGCTGGACAAGCTGCTGAGCGAGCACGATCCGTTCAAGGTGGAGGTCTGA
- a CDS encoding nucleotidyltransferase domain-containing protein gives MTAAEWRLRAVRPMLTAYAGTPGVDAAMVGGSTARGDADRWSDVEVGVFWSRPPSIQERRAIVAAADVRVVNEHGPPWHDHISLGAKSPDGLMVEVEHTLTSAVEQTLDEVLHDHKPDGPALGLLQGIVDGRELTGVRTDVVRRWQARAADYPRGLAIAVVESNGAIEKFWRLRMLTERENPLLLARESVRISNQLLNVLHALNGKYCGHVLAFKRLDTMERHLTIAPPHLAKRLRQVFATHDTEVLRSLVEETFDLLEIHLPEVNLERLRTTFRSERTPLEELPSDG, from the coding sequence TTGACCGCAGCGGAGTGGCGGCTGCGTGCCGTACGGCCGATGCTCACGGCGTACGCCGGTACGCCGGGCGTCGACGCGGCAATGGTCGGCGGGTCGACGGCGCGCGGGGACGCCGACCGCTGGTCGGACGTCGAGGTCGGGGTGTTCTGGTCCCGGCCGCCGTCGATCCAGGAACGCCGCGCGATCGTCGCGGCAGCAGACGTTCGGGTGGTGAACGAGCACGGCCCGCCCTGGCACGACCACATCTCGCTCGGCGCGAAGAGTCCGGACGGGCTGATGGTCGAGGTCGAGCACACCTTGACGAGCGCCGTCGAACAGACGCTCGACGAGGTACTCCACGACCACAAGCCCGACGGGCCGGCGCTCGGTCTGCTCCAGGGGATCGTGGACGGGCGCGAGCTGACCGGCGTACGGACGGACGTCGTACGCCGGTGGCAAGCGCGGGCCGCCGACTATCCCCGCGGCCTGGCGATCGCGGTCGTCGAGTCCAACGGCGCGATCGAGAAGTTCTGGCGCCTGCGCATGCTGACCGAGCGCGAGAACCCACTGCTGCTCGCCCGCGAGTCCGTGCGGATCTCGAACCAGCTGCTCAACGTCCTGCACGCCCTGAACGGCAAGTACTGCGGCCATGTGCTCGCCTTCAAGAGACTCGACACGATGGAACGGCACCTGACGATCGCACCACCCCACCTGGCGAAGCGGCTGCGCCAAGTGTTCGCCACGCACGACACGGAGGTCCTCCGCAGCTTGGTCGAGGAAACCTTCGACCTGCTGGAGATCCACCTACCGGAGGTGAACCTCGAGCGCCTGCGCACGACCTTCCGATCCGAGCGCACCCCGCTGGAGGAACTCCCAAGCGACGGCTAG
- a CDS encoding YchJ family protein → MAKRRPAVFCPCGSSTTYESCCGMLHRGEKTAATAEQLMRSRYSAFVVGDVAYLLRTWSAKTRPPSLELDATDWTGLEILGTTAGTAFHTEGTVEFRASYTGGAQQENSYFTREHGDWVYVAPR, encoded by the coding sequence ATGGCGAAACGACGTCCGGCGGTCTTCTGCCCGTGCGGCTCGAGTACGACGTACGAGTCCTGTTGCGGGATGCTCCACCGAGGTGAGAAGACCGCCGCGACCGCGGAACAGCTGATGCGCTCGCGCTACTCCGCGTTCGTGGTCGGCGATGTCGCCTACCTGCTCCGCACCTGGTCGGCCAAGACCCGGCCGCCGTCCCTCGAACTCGACGCCACCGACTGGACCGGCCTGGAGATTCTCGGCACGACGGCCGGCACCGCCTTCCACACCGAAGGAACCGTCGAGTTCCGCGCGTCGTACACCGGCGGCGCCCAGCAGGAGAACAGCTACTTCACCCGCGAGCACGGCGACTGGGTCTACGTCGCCCCTCGCTAG
- a CDS encoding RNA polymerase sigma factor: MTDNKENAGRFASECREITLLLGSAESRILTADEEVRLESALRHVRSTLPNLLSWRGGDGLPDPEDTAQEALTAFLRVVKSGRVDAAKSPAGYLVTIALNVVRDHVRRGVPIPLGSPEIVVSDSADVDHAVGLIDRLVSADQVRKALKRAYELNDQTVIEVVHAWLNLAHDASEGPASRDVALVVGVSKSTVAKALARFRGYLQFENR; this comes from the coding sequence ATGACGGACAACAAGGAAAACGCCGGCCGGTTTGCTTCCGAATGCAGGGAGATCACGCTGCTTCTTGGCAGCGCGGAGAGCAGGATCCTCACTGCCGACGAAGAAGTGCGCCTAGAGAGCGCGTTGCGGCATGTGCGGTCCACCTTGCCGAATCTTCTGAGTTGGCGAGGTGGAGACGGCTTACCCGACCCCGAGGACACGGCGCAGGAAGCCCTGACGGCCTTCCTGCGGGTAGTGAAGTCTGGCCGGGTGGATGCCGCCAAGTCGCCGGCAGGTTATTTGGTCACGATCGCTTTGAATGTTGTTCGGGACCACGTGCGACGGGGGGTGCCGATCCCGTTGGGCTCTCCCGAGATCGTCGTCAGCGATTCTGCGGACGTTGACCACGCAGTGGGACTGATCGACCGCCTGGTGTCGGCCGACCAGGTTCGGAAGGCGCTCAAGCGCGCCTATGAGCTCAACGACCAGACCGTCATCGAGGTCGTTCATGCTTGGCTGAACCTTGCGCATGATGCGAGCGAAGGCCCGGCCAGTCGCGATGTTGCCTTGGTTGTTGGAGTCAGCAAGTCGACGGTGGCGAAGGCGCTGGCGAGATTCAGGGGTTATCTGCAGTTCGAGAATCGGTGA
- a CDS encoding PadR family transcriptional regulator, whose protein sequence is MGGSAYAAGWPFGQFGQGQFGRGQFGRGCSSFDELKEELLAAMTGRQRHGGHHQAFGGMWGPMFGGPPWAGGPGPRGWRQSKARRGDVRAAILAVLAEESMNGYQIIQVVAERSGGAWKPSPGSIYPTLQQLEDEGLVTADAATGRRTFSLTDEGRAYVAEHADEVSAPWEAMSAGADDDENGLKPLLGQVGGALWQVLATGTPEQQAKARKALIELRRTLYGILGDDEQDR, encoded by the coding sequence ATGGGTGGATCGGCGTACGCGGCGGGCTGGCCGTTCGGGCAGTTCGGGCAGGGACAGTTCGGGCGGGGACAATTCGGCCGCGGGTGTTCGTCGTTCGACGAACTGAAGGAAGAGCTGCTGGCCGCGATGACCGGCCGGCAACGGCACGGCGGGCATCACCAGGCCTTCGGTGGCATGTGGGGCCCGATGTTCGGCGGACCGCCGTGGGCCGGAGGCCCGGGTCCGCGCGGCTGGCGGCAGTCGAAGGCGCGGCGCGGCGACGTACGGGCCGCGATCCTCGCCGTACTGGCCGAGGAGTCGATGAACGGCTACCAGATCATCCAGGTCGTGGCCGAGCGCAGTGGCGGGGCCTGGAAACCCAGCCCTGGTTCGATTTATCCGACTCTGCAGCAGCTCGAGGACGAGGGGCTGGTGACGGCCGACGCGGCGACCGGGCGGCGGACGTTCTCACTGACCGACGAGGGACGCGCGTACGTCGCCGAGCACGCCGACGAGGTGTCGGCACCGTGGGAGGCGATGAGCGCCGGCGCGGACGACGACGAGAACGGGCTGAAGCCGTTGCTCGGCCAGGTCGGCGGGGCGCTGTGGCAGGTGCTCGCGACCGGGACCCCGGAGCAGCAGGCCAAGGCACGCAAGGCGTTGATCGAGCTGCGCCGCACGCTGTACGGAATCCTCGGCGACGACGAGCAGGACCGATGA
- a CDS encoding DUF1707 SHOCT-like domain-containing protein, with protein MMPFPERLGPERLGPERLGPEQLRPEQLGPERLGSTRTGSLRIGDAERDRAVAALGDHFVAGRLTQDEFEERSERATRARYDDELAPLFADLPDETAVVQAAGRQPAWAAGRGRPPSWVAQGRPPAFLFVLPFLMVGLVIASVSFAAPWVLWVFFWIALFGGPMHHRRHRHGQRH; from the coding sequence ATGATGCCCTTCCCGGAGCGGCTGGGTCCGGAGCGGCTGGGTCCGGAGCGGCTCGGGCCGGAGCAGCTCAGGCCGGAGCAGCTCGGCCCCGAGCGGCTCGGATCAACGCGAACGGGCTCGCTGCGGATCGGCGACGCCGAGCGCGACCGGGCCGTCGCGGCGCTCGGCGACCACTTCGTCGCGGGACGCCTGACGCAGGACGAGTTCGAGGAGCGCAGCGAGCGGGCGACCAGGGCCCGGTACGACGACGAGCTCGCGCCCCTGTTCGCCGACCTGCCCGACGAGACCGCGGTGGTGCAGGCCGCCGGGCGGCAGCCCGCGTGGGCCGCCGGTCGCGGCAGGCCGCCGTCCTGGGTGGCGCAGGGCCGCCCGCCGGCGTTCCTGTTCGTCCTGCCGTTCCTGATGGTCGGCCTCGTCATCGCCAGCGTCTCGTTCGCGGCGCCGTGGGTGCTGTGGGTGTTCTTCTGGATCGCCTTGTTCGGCGGCCCGATGCACCACCGCCGGCACCGCCACGGCCAGCGCCACTGA
- a CDS encoding DUF2993 domain-containing protein, giving the protein MSTREVRPKPRRRGRGFLIFLVIVLIILVVGDRVAESVAEKRLATEAVNEAAQYDVTAASTTAEVGGFGFLPQLAQGEFSEITVTMDQPSVSKVSAEELTMVMKGIQIPRELLTGDTSATVTVSRADVHLTMSPAALTKLTSAASGIEGLNLSAIGEKLQAKLTVRGYDATATVRPEVRNGRIGLIVENLPDGVPSQVRTVVTALLARGVRIPDLPFGARVTGADVQGQSLLVTATATDVKLSGS; this is encoded by the coding sequence GTGAGTACTCGCGAAGTGCGTCCGAAGCCGCGCCGCCGGGGACGTGGGTTCCTGATCTTTCTGGTGATCGTGCTGATCATCCTCGTGGTCGGGGACCGGGTGGCGGAGTCGGTGGCCGAGAAGCGGCTGGCGACCGAGGCGGTCAACGAGGCGGCGCAGTACGACGTGACCGCGGCGAGCACGACGGCGGAGGTCGGCGGCTTCGGGTTCCTGCCGCAGCTCGCGCAGGGCGAGTTCTCCGAGATCACCGTGACGATGGACCAGCCGAGCGTCTCGAAGGTGTCGGCCGAGGAACTGACGATGGTGATGAAGGGGATCCAGATCCCCCGCGAGCTGCTGACCGGCGACACGAGCGCGACGGTGACGGTCAGCCGCGCCGACGTACACCTGACGATGTCGCCGGCCGCGCTGACCAAGCTGACGTCGGCGGCGAGCGGGATCGAGGGGCTGAACCTGTCGGCGATCGGTGAGAAGCTGCAGGCGAAGCTGACCGTGCGCGGGTACGACGCGACGGCGACCGTGCGGCCGGAGGTGCGGAACGGGCGGATCGGGTTGATCGTGGAGAACCTGCCGGACGGCGTGCCGTCGCAGGTTCGGACAGTGGTCACCGCGCTGCTCGCGCGCGGGGTGCGGATTCCGGATCTGCCGTTCGGGGCGCGGGTGACCGGGGCGGACGTCCAGGGTCAGTCGTTGCTCGTGACCGCGACAGCGACGGACGTGAAGCTCTCCGGGTCCTGA
- a CDS encoding quinone oxidoreductase family protein has protein sequence MRAIQVTRFGGPEVLVPAELPTPAAGPGELLVEVSAAGVNFADTHRTDGSYRGGPKLPLVPGVEVVGRTPDGRRVLAPVFTGGGYAEYVAVPADRAVDVPADLGDGPALALLVQGLTAWHLLRSSARMSPGESVVVNAAAGGVGTLAVQLARHFGAGRVIAVASTPAKRELALKLGADVAVDSDPDEYADRVRVANDGQPVDIVLDSTGGPTFAAALQVLGGFGRLVSYGTAARAGRPLVDPSELADRNLAVAGFWLVPAIADTTAYRAPLLELLDLAATDRLSPLVGEEYPLAEARRAHEDLLARRTRGKLVLRP, from the coding sequence ATGCGAGCGATCCAGGTCACGAGATTCGGCGGTCCCGAAGTCCTTGTCCCGGCAGAGCTGCCGACACCAGCAGCAGGTCCCGGCGAGCTGCTGGTCGAGGTGAGCGCCGCCGGCGTCAACTTCGCCGACACCCACCGCACCGACGGCTCGTACCGCGGCGGCCCGAAGCTCCCGCTCGTCCCCGGCGTCGAGGTCGTCGGCCGTACGCCGGACGGCCGCCGTGTGCTCGCGCCGGTCTTCACCGGTGGCGGCTACGCGGAGTACGTCGCAGTGCCGGCCGACCGCGCAGTCGACGTACCAGCTGACCTCGGCGACGGCCCGGCGCTTGCGCTGCTCGTCCAGGGCCTGACCGCCTGGCACCTGCTGCGCAGTAGTGCCCGGATGAGTCCAGGGGAGTCCGTCGTCGTCAACGCCGCCGCCGGCGGGGTCGGCACGCTGGCGGTCCAGCTGGCCCGGCACTTCGGGGCGGGCCGGGTGATCGCCGTCGCCTCGACTCCAGCGAAGCGCGAGCTGGCGCTGAAGCTGGGTGCCGACGTGGCCGTCGACAGCGATCCCGACGAGTACGCCGACCGGGTGCGGGTCGCCAACGACGGTCAGCCCGTCGACATCGTGCTCGACTCCACCGGTGGGCCGACCTTCGCCGCGGCCCTGCAGGTGCTCGGCGGATTCGGCCGGCTGGTCAGCTACGGGACGGCTGCCCGCGCCGGGCGCCCACTGGTCGACCCGTCCGAGCTGGCCGACCGGAACCTGGCCGTCGCGGGCTTCTGGCTCGTGCCGGCGATCGCCGACACCACGGCGTACAGGGCTCCGCTGCTAGAGCTGTTGGACCTGGCGGCGACTGATCGGCTGAGCCCGCTGGTGGGAGAGGAGTACCCGCTGGCCGAGGCGCGGCGCGCTCACGAAGACCTGCTGGCACGCCGTACGAGGGGGAAGCTGGTGCTGCGCCCATAG
- a CDS encoding DUF3817 domain-containing protein, giving the protein MNPLRAAATAEVVSLVILFTNVFTVHWPAVSSLIGPIHGCCYLLVVILTARTVQAATNTKLLALIPAIGGLLVLRRLNTVASSN; this is encoded by the coding sequence ATGAACCCCCTCCGAGCCGCCGCGACCGCCGAGGTCGTCTCCCTGGTCATCCTGTTCACCAACGTCTTCACCGTCCACTGGCCGGCCGTCTCCTCCCTGATCGGCCCGATCCACGGCTGCTGCTACCTGCTCGTCGTCATCCTCACCGCCCGCACAGTGCAAGCCGCCACGAACACCAAGCTCCTTGCCCTCATTCCCGCGATCGGCGGCCTGCTCGTCCTCCGCCGTCTCAACACCGTTGCCTCAAGCAACTAG
- a CDS encoding GlxA family transcriptional regulator has product MHTVAVLALDDVIPFDLATPIEVFSWARLPDGRAAYEVKVCGATPSVSAGAFALQPPYGLEALGEADTIVLPGCRDFDRPIPPQVLDALRDAAGQGTRIASICVGAFVLAATGLLDGQRATTHWFAADVLTERHPAIDVDPNVLYVDNGQFLTSAGAAAGLDLCLHVVRRDYGSAVAADAARTAVMPLEREGGQAQFIVHDQPPTPRGSEFEPLLRWMEEHCARDLSLEAIAAQAGMSTRTLNRRFREQTGTTPLQWLLRTRIRRAQSLLEATSQPVDRIAGRVGFGSPSAFRERFKRVVGTNPHAYRAAFRQSDPAVRRAAPA; this is encoded by the coding sequence ATGCACACCGTGGCCGTGCTCGCTCTCGACGACGTGATCCCGTTCGATCTGGCGACGCCGATCGAGGTGTTCAGCTGGGCGCGGCTGCCGGACGGGCGAGCGGCGTACGAGGTGAAGGTCTGCGGCGCGACCCCCTCGGTGAGCGCCGGCGCGTTCGCGCTGCAGCCGCCGTACGGGCTGGAGGCGCTGGGCGAGGCGGACACGATCGTCCTGCCGGGCTGCCGCGACTTCGACCGTCCGATCCCGCCTCAGGTGCTCGACGCGCTCCGCGACGCCGCGGGACAGGGCACGCGGATCGCGTCGATCTGCGTCGGCGCGTTCGTCCTCGCCGCGACCGGGTTGCTCGACGGGCAGCGCGCCACGACGCACTGGTTCGCCGCCGATGTGCTGACCGAGCGCCACCCGGCGATCGACGTCGATCCGAACGTGCTCTACGTCGACAACGGCCAGTTCCTCACGTCAGCAGGCGCGGCCGCGGGGCTGGACCTCTGCCTGCACGTCGTACGCCGGGACTACGGCTCGGCCGTCGCCGCCGATGCCGCCCGGACGGCGGTGATGCCGCTGGAACGGGAAGGTGGGCAGGCGCAGTTCATCGTGCACGACCAGCCGCCGACTCCCCGCGGCTCCGAGTTCGAACCGCTGCTGCGCTGGATGGAGGAGCACTGCGCGCGTGACCTCAGCCTGGAGGCGATCGCCGCGCAGGCCGGCATGAGCACCCGCACGCTGAACCGCCGCTTCCGCGAGCAGACCGGGACCACTCCCCTGCAATGGTTGCTGCGGACCAGGATCCGCCGCGCGCAGTCGTTGCTCGAGGCGACCAGCCAGCCGGTCGACCGCATCGCCGGCCGCGTCGGCTTCGGCTCCCCCAGCGCCTTCCGCGAACGCTTCAAGCGCGTCGTCGGCACCAACCCGCACGCCTACCGCGCGGCCTTCCGCCAGTCCGACCCGGCCGTACGGCGGGCAGCCCCCGCCTGA
- a CDS encoding GAF and ANTAR domain-containing protein, producing the protein MNDTRLIETARLLSRALTPGDLDHTLSQITHAAVTMIPGVEYASITVLQSDGKLGTSAPTDQRLLPLDAAQYEFREGPCYYAAVDAVHIISPDLARDTRFPRYAAVAVAAGIKSQAGLRLFDAPKSQGALNLYATEIGAFEDFEAISALFTHQAATAIAYAQEIDDLQQAIHTRGTIGQAVGIVMERYQLNDERAFAFLTRLSQDHNIKLHRVAEELVKELDQRA; encoded by the coding sequence ATGAATGACACGCGCCTGATCGAAACCGCCCGGTTGCTGAGCCGCGCGCTCACGCCCGGCGATCTCGACCACACGCTGAGCCAGATCACGCACGCGGCGGTCACGATGATCCCCGGGGTCGAGTACGCGAGCATCACCGTGCTGCAGAGCGACGGCAAGCTCGGCACCAGCGCCCCGACCGACCAGCGGCTGCTGCCGCTCGACGCCGCGCAGTACGAGTTCCGCGAAGGCCCGTGCTACTACGCGGCCGTCGACGCCGTACACATCATCTCCCCCGACCTCGCCCGCGACACCCGCTTCCCCCGCTACGCCGCGGTCGCGGTGGCCGCCGGAATCAAGTCCCAGGCGGGCCTGCGCCTCTTCGACGCCCCCAAGTCCCAGGGCGCGCTGAACCTGTACGCCACCGAGATCGGCGCCTTCGAGGACTTCGAGGCGATCAGTGCCCTGTTCACCCACCAGGCCGCGACCGCGATCGCGTACGCCCAGGAGATCGACGACCTCCAACAGGCCATCCACACCCGCGGCACCATCGGCCAGGCCGTCGGCATCGTGATGGAGCGCTACCAACTGAACGACGAACGAGCCTTCGCCTTCCTGACCCGCCTCTCCCAGGACCACAACATCAAACTCCACCGCGTCGCCGAAGAACTCGTCAAAGAACTAGACCAACGCGCCTGA